Proteins from a single region of Cydia pomonella isolate Wapato2018A chromosome 13, ilCydPomo1, whole genome shotgun sequence:
- the LOC133524417 gene encoding E3 ubiquitin-protein ligase RNF25, giving the protein MSTAVDERVTDEVEALEAILMDDVVIKRVDDVPHTIETVVHPSTGDDTDQQYVCVTLEVKLTPDYPDSSPEVTLRNPRGLDDVLLNTINSQIKEKLVECLGQPVVFELIELIRENLTESNLPSGQCVICLYDFIEGDVFIKTQCYHYFHSHCLASHLIAGRKYYQEELEKLPNWQQMQAPPYQQTCPVCRCAVSCDVETLKKAPAPVESITAPPFCLTAELKALQLKMAALLAAQAAKGGVVGDGPDGPPPLTITSPTNSDSEASNGSASATADVKPASPGAQNGHGNASQSEPSCRPPYRGFNRRGKPGRRGRGAR; this is encoded by the exons ATGTCGACCGCCGTAGACGAAAG GGTTACAGATGAAGTGGAAGCTTTGGAAGCTATTTTAATGGATGATGTGGTTATAAAGAGGGTGGATGACGTGCCACATACGATTGAAACAGTGGTACATCCATCAACAGGAGATGACACCGACCAGCAGTATGTTTGTGTGACCTTGGAGGTTAAACTGACTCCAGATTACCCTGACAGCAGCCCCGAGGTGACGCTGCGCAACCCTCGAGGCCTAGACGATGTTCTGCTGAATACTATTAATTCACAAATCAAAGAAAAGTTGGTTGAATGCCTGGGGCAGCCTGTTGTCTTTGAGCTTATTGAG CTAATCCGTGAGAACCTAACCGAGAGCAACCTCCCAAGCGGTCAGTGTGTGATCTGCCTGTACGACTTCATCGAAGGGGATGTGTTCATCAAGACGCAGTGCTACCACTACTTCCACAGCCACTGCCTGGCCAGTCATCTCATCGCCGGCCGGAAATATTACCAGGAAGAGCTGGAGAAGCTGCCCAATTGGCAGCAGATGCAAGCCCCACCTTATCAG CAAACATGCCCAGTGTGCCGCTGCGCAGTGTCCTGTGATGTGGAGACCCTGAAGAAAGCTCCAGCACCAGTGGAATCCATCACTGCCCCACCATTCTGCCTTACTGCCGAATTGAAG GCGTTGCAGTTAAAGATGGCGGCGCTCCTGGCCGCGCAGGCCGCCAAGGGAGGCGTCGTGGGCGACGGCCCGGACGGCCCGCCGCCGCTCACCATCACCAGCCCCACCAACAGCGACAGT GAGGCCAGCAACGGTTCCGCCAGCGCTACTGCAGACGTGAAACCCGCATCGCCCGGCGCACAGAACGGCCACGGAAATGCCTCGCAGTCTGAGCCGAGCTGTCGCCCGCCATACAG GGGCTTCAACCGGCGCGGCAAGCCgggccggcgcgggcgcggcgcgcggtgA